A part of Paenibacillus sp. sptzw28 genomic DNA contains:
- a CDS encoding iron ABC transporter permease, with the protein MVKLYVFGGAAMLLLVASAVVSMSIGSAGLPLRDVWGILIHQLPWMDGGKGQWDDGDIAIVTQLRLSRVLLAVLVGACLSLAGAGFQGVLRNPLADPFTLGVASGCSVGAAFLILFGYQTVIGIWSVPLVAFITGIITLVIVFALSRARGGVNVETLILSGVIVQAFLGAFVSFMVSLSQSVVNEIMFWLMGSLSGRSWEHVQLILPFLLVGLPVLIRYSQPLNLFSFGERHAAYMGINVERTKMIVLIVSTLLTAVAVSISGVVGFVGLVVPHLLRLIVGPDYRIIIPLSAIGGGIYLLWADTIARTALSPKEISLGIVTALIGAPFFAYLLYRRKVQQGGASYD; encoded by the coding sequence ATGGTCAAATTGTACGTATTCGGAGGAGCAGCCATGCTCCTCCTTGTCGCATCTGCTGTCGTGAGCATGTCTATAGGATCGGCAGGACTTCCGCTTCGGGATGTATGGGGCATTCTCATTCACCAGCTGCCGTGGATGGATGGGGGAAAAGGACAATGGGATGATGGCGACATTGCTATCGTAACGCAGCTGCGCTTATCCCGTGTGCTGCTCGCCGTGCTGGTCGGCGCATGTCTGTCCCTTGCCGGAGCGGGATTCCAAGGCGTACTCCGCAACCCGCTTGCCGATCCGTTTACACTCGGCGTCGCTTCCGGCTGCTCAGTCGGCGCCGCTTTCCTTATTCTGTTCGGCTATCAGACGGTAATCGGAATATGGTCCGTGCCGCTTGTCGCTTTTATCACTGGAATCATCACGCTTGTAATCGTATTTGCTCTTTCCAGGGCACGGGGCGGGGTAAATGTCGAAACGCTGATATTATCGGGTGTAATCGTGCAGGCGTTCCTCGGGGCTTTCGTCTCATTCATGGTTTCCTTATCGCAGAGCGTTGTGAACGAAATCATGTTTTGGCTGATGGGCAGCTTGAGCGGGCGCAGCTGGGAGCATGTTCAGCTTATATTACCGTTCTTGCTGGTCGGCCTGCCGGTGCTCATCCGCTATTCGCAGCCGCTGAACCTGTTTTCATTCGGCGAGCGGCATGCGGCTTACATGGGTATCAATGTGGAACGGACAAAGATGATTGTGCTCATCGTTTCAACGCTGCTTACAGCCGTCGCGGTATCGATCTCCGGCGTAGTCGGGTTTGTCGGCCTTGTCGTGCCGCACCTGCTCCGTCTCATTGTAGGGCCGGATTACCGGATCATCATACCGCTGTCGGCAATAGGAGGCGGAATTTATCTCCTGTGGGCAGATACGATTGCGCGGACGGCGCTCAGCCCGAAGGAAATATCGCTTGGAATCGTGACGGCACTCATCGGAGCGCCATTCTTCGCTTACTTGCTTTATCGGCGCAAAGTGCAGCAAGGGGGGGCCTCCTATGATTGA
- a CDS encoding ABC transporter substrate-binding protein, which produces MNANKKYSWLKLSMMFLLAAMLLVTAACGSKNSSAPAADTKSNVEEPATAAGNQSADKTAAKSEGAAQATAYPMTVKDATGTELTFTEAPQRIVTLVPSETELLYAIGAGEEVVGVDDFSNYPPEAASKEKIGGMDANIEKIVSLKPDLVLGSSSMNKPVIDKLRALKLNVFASDPKTYDAVIEKITQVGAIMNKAEKAAEVTKHMIEVRQQVTEAVKDVPKPKVYLEFSPGWTVGKGEFLDELLTIAGGTNIADKTGWYQIDPELVVKANPDIIVYASMTVKQGEKNPILAEIEKRPGWETISAVKNKKLFEVDQDPLVRVGPRLADGLLEVAKKLHPDLFK; this is translated from the coding sequence ATGAACGCAAACAAAAAATATTCTTGGTTGAAACTGTCAATGATGTTCCTGCTGGCAGCAATGCTGCTGGTTACTGCTGCTTGCGGCAGTAAAAACAGCTCTGCGCCGGCTGCTGACACGAAATCAAACGTGGAGGAACCGGCTACGGCAGCCGGAAATCAGTCGGCGGATAAGACCGCCGCCAAGTCGGAAGGCGCGGCTCAAGCGACCGCCTACCCGATGACGGTGAAAGATGCGACAGGCACCGAGCTTACGTTTACTGAAGCTCCTCAGAGAATCGTCACGCTTGTTCCAAGCGAGACCGAGCTGCTCTATGCCATTGGCGCGGGGGAAGAGGTCGTTGGCGTGGACGATTTTTCCAACTATCCGCCGGAAGCGGCCTCCAAAGAGAAAATCGGCGGCATGGACGCCAATATTGAGAAAATCGTCAGCTTGAAGCCGGATCTGGTCCTTGGCTCCTCGAGCATGAACAAGCCCGTCATCGATAAGCTGCGCGCTTTGAAGCTGAACGTGTTTGCATCCGACCCGAAAACCTACGACGCGGTGATCGAGAAAATCACACAAGTCGGCGCTATTATGAACAAAGCGGAAAAAGCGGCAGAAGTGACCAAGCATATGATTGAAGTTCGCCAGCAGGTGACAGAGGCGGTGAAGGATGTGCCGAAGCCGAAGGTATATCTTGAATTCTCGCCGGGCTGGACCGTAGGTAAAGGAGAATTCCTTGACGAGCTGCTTACTATTGCGGGCGGCACGAATATTGCGGATAAAACGGGCTGGTATCAAATCGACCCCGAGCTGGTCGTGAAAGCCAACCCTGACATCATTGTCTATGCGTCGATGACGGTGAAGCAAGGCGAGAAAAATCCGATTCTGGCGGAAATTGAAAAACGTCCGGGCTGGGAAACAATCAGTGCCGTTAAAAATAAAAAGTTATTCGAAGTGGATCAGGATCCGCTTGTACGCGTCGGGCCGCGCCTTGCCGACGGGCTGCTGGAAGTAGCGAAAAAGCTGCACCCGGACCTCTTCAAATAA
- a CDS encoding FixH family protein, with translation MGHKKKLTGIGATALLAAVAVLGVIHAQTGAAEGVMPVVSQTVDGLKAEMKVSAYPAKTLHHNEFTVTLTDREGAPAEGFKLSASLTMPSMVCGSASFDLKEISPGVYKGDAVPLMAGMWEAAITAETGNGNVIFSRRLLAER, from the coding sequence ATGGGTCACAAAAAGAAGCTGACCGGCATCGGTGCCACAGCTTTATTGGCTGCGGTCGCCGTTCTTGGCGTCATACACGCCCAGACCGGAGCGGCGGAAGGAGTTATGCCGGTCGTCAGCCAGACGGTCGACGGGCTGAAAGCCGAGATGAAAGTATCTGCATATCCTGCAAAAACTCTGCACCACAACGAGTTTACCGTAACGCTGACGGATCGTGAGGGGGCTCCCGCAGAGGGCTTTAAGCTTAGCGCGAGCCTTACGATGCCGAGCATGGTTTGCGGCAGCGCTTCATTCGATCTCAAGGAAATATCGCCAGGCGTTTACAAGGGCGATGCCGTTCCGCTTATGGCAGGTATGTGGGAGGCAGCGATTACGGCGGAGACCGGTAATGGTAACGTAATATTCAGCCGCAGGCTGCTCGCGGAGCGTTAA
- a CDS encoding sulfite exporter TauE/SafE family protein, translated as MPAEEWGLIVLTGLLSAPHCMGMCGGIISAVSLQTEESARSAVLYYNTGRIISYSILGLVMGAVGSFVETAGKLAGMQGIASIAGGLFVLLWLWRRFQLPFMERWTSFLQRRFQPAAGREGGKREAAHIVATGLSFGFLPCGLTYAMQMNAAASASIWKGAAIMALFGLATFPALALVGLIAGRAGKRWRRNMRLAGTAAAVLVGLLAILRGLSANGILPSISPWLW; from the coding sequence ATGCCGGCGGAGGAATGGGGGCTGATCGTGTTGACCGGGCTGCTGAGCGCGCCGCATTGTATGGGTATGTGCGGAGGGATTATCTCGGCCGTATCCTTGCAAACGGAAGAATCTGCCCGCAGCGCTGTTTTGTATTACAACACAGGCCGAATTATTTCTTATAGCATACTGGGTTTGGTTATGGGCGCCGTCGGTTCCTTTGTCGAAACGGCAGGCAAGCTGGCAGGCATGCAGGGCATAGCATCTATTGCCGGAGGACTGTTTGTGCTTCTATGGCTGTGGCGCAGATTTCAGCTTCCTTTCATGGAGAGGTGGACGTCATTTCTGCAGCGGCGGTTTCAGCCTGCCGCGGGGCGAGAAGGCGGTAAAAGAGAGGCAGCGCACATTGTGGCTACCGGGTTGTCATTCGGATTTCTGCCTTGCGGGTTGACGTATGCCATGCAGATGAATGCTGCGGCATCCGCTTCAATCTGGAAAGGGGCTGCAATTATGGCCTTGTTCGGCCTCGCGACGTTCCCGGCGCTGGCGTTGGTGGGTCTGATCGCCGGACGCGCCGGGAAACGATGGAGGCGGAATATGAGGCTGGCAGGAACGGCCGCCGCAGTGCTTGTAGGCCTGCTTGCCATCTTGCGCGGGCTGTCGGCTAACGGCATACTTCCATCCATATCGCCTTGGCTTTGGTAA
- a CDS encoding cation-translocating P-type ATPase — protein MTEHPGADVLDLRIQGMSCTACASRIEKAIGKMKGVLGITVHYAGKSANIQYAPDVITPAGIIERIGQLGFQAVPFGRAQSGLSEMASLRLRVIVSVLLTLPLLWPMAHHFTFMRGIPVPLALQEPLLQFALASIVQFFIGMPFYFNAYFALRERTANMDVLVAVGTTAAFGYSYYAMMKGLPLYFETSAVVIAAVLLGKLLEASAAERVMHENEAFTMLLAKDAVVVRGVLRERIPVERIRPGELLLAEPGVPVPADGIVIEGDASVDESLLTGESMPIAKGAGDYVYAGTIVHDSGMLIRAAAVGGGTMLSRIAALTRQAQSTKSSIGRKVDRLAAVFVPTMLGLSAGTLLLWLLVIKPGDAGAAAVHALAVLLAACPCALGLAAPISLVLASGKLARRGIVLKEAEALERLAQLDIIVLDKTGTLTEGRPALTGISAACGSPSSLLRLAAAAEAGARHPFALAIMDAARRRRIDVPEATAFKSELGKGIHAKVEGKRVELGNSRYAAEQGWEPSRMTSMFAADKEKSGETVIYAAVDGECAGAFSFADSVKSSSPKAVRALQKAGISVLLATGDHTCAAEHAARAAGISVVHAGMLPEDKTELIRRLQREGRVVGMAGDGWNDAPALAAADVGIAMASSMDAALSAGHITLLRPGLTGICEALSISRLTVRNIRQNLGFAFMYNAIVIPFAAFGGLRPWMAGTAMALSSVSVVCNALRLNRQMRRVLQDKGN, from the coding sequence GTGACAGAGCACCCTGGAGCTGATGTACTTGACCTGCGGATTCAAGGAATGAGCTGCACGGCATGTGCATCCAGGATTGAGAAGGCGATCGGAAAAATGAAGGGCGTCTTAGGAATTACCGTACATTATGCAGGCAAATCTGCGAATATTCAATATGCGCCGGACGTCATCACTCCCGCGGGCATTATCGAACGAATAGGTCAACTGGGCTTTCAAGCTGTACCGTTCGGCCGAGCCCAGAGCGGGTTGTCGGAAATGGCTTCACTGCGTTTGCGGGTCATCGTCTCCGTTCTCCTCACGCTTCCGCTCCTCTGGCCGATGGCTCATCATTTCACCTTTATGCGCGGTATCCCGGTTCCGCTGGCCCTTCAGGAGCCGCTGCTGCAGTTTGCGCTTGCATCGATTGTACAATTTTTTATCGGAATGCCTTTTTATTTTAACGCTTATTTCGCTTTGAGAGAACGGACCGCCAACATGGATGTTCTGGTGGCGGTCGGCACAACCGCTGCCTTCGGATACAGTTATTATGCAATGATGAAAGGATTACCGCTATATTTTGAGACCTCGGCGGTCGTCATTGCCGCTGTCCTGCTTGGCAAGCTGCTTGAAGCATCGGCTGCCGAGCGCGTCATGCATGAGAACGAGGCGTTTACGATGCTGCTGGCAAAGGATGCCGTGGTGGTGCGCGGCGTCTTAAGGGAGCGGATACCGGTGGAGCGTATCAGGCCTGGAGAACTGCTGCTTGCGGAGCCCGGTGTACCTGTGCCTGCGGACGGTATCGTGATCGAAGGCGATGCGTCCGTAGATGAATCGCTCTTGACGGGTGAAAGCATGCCCATTGCAAAAGGTGCCGGGGATTACGTATATGCCGGGACCATCGTTCACGATTCCGGGATGCTTATCCGGGCCGCCGCCGTCGGCGGAGGAACGATGCTCAGCCGAATCGCTGCGCTTACGCGGCAAGCCCAATCGACGAAATCCTCGATCGGAAGAAAGGTCGACCGGCTCGCTGCCGTGTTCGTGCCGACCATGCTCGGATTGTCGGCGGGAACGCTCCTGCTCTGGCTCCTGGTGATCAAGCCGGGTGACGCCGGCGCCGCAGCTGTTCATGCGCTGGCTGTCCTGCTTGCCGCTTGTCCGTGCGCACTCGGCTTGGCGGCGCCGATCTCGCTTGTGCTGGCTTCCGGCAAGCTTGCCCGGCGCGGGATCGTCCTGAAAGAAGCGGAGGCGCTGGAGCGGCTGGCTCAACTGGATATAATCGTCCTTGACAAGACGGGCACGTTAACGGAGGGCAGGCCGGCTTTAACCGGTATATCCGCCGCTTGCGGTTCACCTTCCTCGCTGCTGCGGCTGGCAGCAGCGGCTGAGGCTGGTGCCAGGCATCCGTTCGCATTGGCGATTATGGATGCTGCACGTCGCCGCCGGATCGACGTGCCGGAGGCGACGGCGTTCAAGTCCGAGCTCGGTAAAGGGATTCATGCGAAAGTCGAAGGCAAGAGGGTCGAGCTGGGCAATTCCCGTTATGCAGCTGAGCAAGGATGGGAGCCAAGCCGGATGACAAGCATGTTTGCCGCAGATAAAGAGAAATCCGGCGAAACGGTCATTTATGCGGCAGTGGATGGTGAATGTGCCGGTGCGTTTTCTTTCGCCGACAGTGTCAAAAGCTCATCGCCCAAAGCCGTCAGAGCACTGCAAAAGGCCGGAATCTCCGTTCTACTCGCCACGGGCGACCACACCTGCGCCGCGGAGCACGCGGCTCGTGCTGCCGGGATATCCGTCGTTCATGCAGGCATGCTGCCGGAGGATAAAACGGAACTGATACGCCGTCTTCAGAGAGAGGGGCGCGTCGTAGGCATGGCCGGCGACGGATGGAACGATGCCCCGGCGCTCGCAGCAGCCGATGTGGGCATTGCCATGGCCAGCAGCATGGATGCGGCGCTGAGCGCCGGGCATATAACACTGCTGCGGCCCGGTCTTACGGGGATCTGCGAGGCGCTGAGCATCAGCCGTCTGACGGTTCGGAACATCCGGCAAAACCTGGGCTTCGCTTTTATGTATAATGCAATCGTAATCCCTTTCGCTGCATTCGGAGGACTCAGACCCTGGATGGCGGGCACCGCTATGGCTTTGAGCTCCGTTTCCGTAGTCTGCAATGCGCTGCGGCTTAATCGACAAATGCGCAGAGTTCTTCAGGACAAGGGAAACTGA
- a CDS encoding rhodanese-like domain-containing protein: protein MYGEITASELETRLREGEKLSVIDVRERDEWQSGHIAEAHSIPLSELVERLGELSDYEEPIYFVCRSGNRSGKACDYLSAQGYEVVNVLGGMLSWPGDAVTGD, encoded by the coding sequence ATGTACGGAGAAATTACGGCAAGTGAGCTGGAGACCCGTCTGCGGGAAGGCGAAAAGCTGAGTGTTATAGACGTCAGGGAGCGCGACGAGTGGCAGTCCGGCCATATTGCCGAAGCTCACAGCATTCCGCTCTCTGAGCTTGTTGAGCGTCTGGGCGAGCTGAGCGATTATGAGGAACCGATCTATTTCGTGTGTCGAAGCGGAAACCGCAGCGGCAAAGCATGCGATTATTTGTCCGCGCAGGGTTATGAAGTCGTGAATGTCCTTGGCGGCATGCTCAGCTGGCCGGGCGATGCGGTGACCGGCGATTAA
- a CDS encoding heavy metal-binding domain-containing protein, which translates to MIISTTPAIEGRPVQDYLGVVTGEAIMGANIVRDLFASITDIVGGRSGAYETKLKEARDIAFNEMSSFAARLGANAIVGVDIDYEVVREGMLMVAISGTAVRI; encoded by the coding sequence ATGATCATCTCAACCACACCCGCGATTGAAGGACGGCCGGTTCAGGATTATCTTGGCGTTGTAACGGGGGAAGCCATTATGGGCGCCAATATTGTGCGCGATTTGTTCGCTTCGATTACAGATATTGTCGGCGGGCGCTCGGGAGCGTATGAAACGAAGCTGAAGGAAGCACGCGATATAGCTTTCAATGAAATGTCGAGCTTTGCGGCCCGGCTCGGCGCAAATGCAATTGTCGGAGTCGATATTGATTATGAGGTAGTCCGTGAAGGTATGCTGATGGTAGCGATAAGCGGTACGGCAGTCCGTATTTAA
- a CDS encoding DUF3889 domain-containing protein: MNQKFWVVIIVLILTVGQSARVSAEPDYAKWGRVAVKETMKRFHADIVDYKHIGRRTEQTGVLSESFRLILKKGTRQFGVMVRISFDRDTERIIRIQFVEDDKADKAPTFYKII, encoded by the coding sequence ATGAACCAGAAGTTTTGGGTTGTTATTATTGTGCTGATATTGACGGTGGGCCAAAGCGCGCGGGTATCGGCTGAGCCTGATTATGCCAAATGGGGCCGTGTCGCCGTGAAGGAAACAATGAAAAGATTTCACGCCGATATCGTGGATTATAAGCATATAGGCAGACGAACAGAACAAACCGGAGTATTATCGGAGTCATTCCGGTTGATTCTGAAAAAAGGTACCCGCCAATTCGGGGTTATGGTACGGATATCATTCGACCGTGATACGGAACGCATTATCCGCATTCAATTTGTGGAGGATGACAAAGCGGATAAAGCACCGACATTTTACAAAATCATATGA
- a CDS encoding DUF4184 family protein: MPFTFSHPLYAVPLRRIAPKWMSITGLVLGSMSPDMEYFLAMEPYRTIGHSLSGFMLLGLPLSISLAFVFHTILKPVLPKFMPAVGGFDHFVQNQLGGWKLRSWREWFVFTTSLFIGFLTHVFMDGWTHSQGGFVDIFPVLKSTIAGDGLYHWLQYLSSLIGLIVPVTQLAGRYRSWRQSTSGMTYKQVAQPDTRKWLWIFTGLIASVLFTVKLLLSGHQVGAGVWIVAPMSAFLFGWFAVSLVYIAGSRRRLSGAVRSLALIVVAIIIYKVSLIVLEQKLLSDPTLENWLEYRQSLVYAWYCFYWACSVLLIMACHSISRNKISTLGL, translated from the coding sequence ATGCCGTTTACATTTTCGCATCCGTTGTATGCGGTGCCGCTGAGACGGATAGCGCCAAAGTGGATGAGTATCACCGGGCTCGTACTTGGCAGTATGTCTCCGGATATGGAGTATTTTCTGGCGATGGAGCCTTATCGGACTATCGGCCATTCCCTGAGCGGCTTTATGCTGCTGGGCTTGCCGCTCTCCATTTCGCTCGCATTTGTCTTTCATACGATTCTAAAGCCTGTGCTCCCGAAGTTTATGCCTGCCGTAGGCGGCTTCGATCATTTTGTGCAAAATCAACTTGGCGGTTGGAAGCTGCGTTCATGGCGCGAGTGGTTCGTATTTACGACTTCCCTGTTTATTGGTTTCTTGACTCACGTCTTTATGGACGGATGGACTCATAGTCAAGGCGGTTTTGTCGATATATTTCCTGTTCTCAAATCGACAATTGCCGGTGACGGGCTATACCATTGGCTGCAGTATTTATCTTCATTAATTGGATTAATAGTTCCAGTGACCCAGCTAGCCGGGCGATACCGCAGTTGGCGTCAATCAACTTCGGGGATGACGTATAAGCAGGTTGCCCAGCCGGATACCCGTAAATGGCTGTGGATTTTCACCGGGTTGATTGCGAGTGTATTATTTACCGTGAAATTGTTGCTTAGCGGACATCAAGTAGGGGCTGGCGTATGGATCGTCGCACCGATGTCGGCATTCTTGTTCGGATGGTTTGCCGTATCGCTGGTTTACATAGCAGGCTCTCGAAGACGACTTTCCGGAGCGGTAAGATCTTTAGCGCTTATAGTAGTTGCAATTATTATATATAAGGTAAGTCTGATCGTGCTGGAACAAAAGCTTTTATCTGATCCGACACTGGAGAATTGGCTTGAGTACCGGCAGTCACTTGTTTATGCCTGGTACTGTTTTTATTGGGCATGCTCGGTTCTTCTGATTATGGCTTGTCATTCAATTAGTAGAAACAAAATATCAACTCTAGGCTTATAA
- the lepB gene encoding signal peptidase I, producing MQVTAELQKSKKKKWFRELQEWVLSLTIAVVAALLIQNYAFAQTEVKNISMQRTLVEGQRLIEDKISYRFEHPSRGDIVIINGPESDKRLIKRVIGLPGDVLNFKDGHVYINGKMLEEPYVKGETYANGLAVPYTVPEGKVFVMGDNRENSQDSRVIGPIAMSSIEGRAVFRLWPLNKFGQLH from the coding sequence ATGCAAGTGACCGCAGAGCTTCAGAAATCGAAGAAGAAGAAATGGTTTCGCGAGTTGCAAGAATGGGTACTATCGCTTACGATCGCCGTCGTCGCTGCACTTCTTATCCAAAACTACGCCTTCGCCCAAACGGAAGTGAAAAATATTTCGATGCAGCGAACCCTTGTAGAAGGGCAGCGGCTTATTGAAGACAAAATCTCATACCGGTTTGAGCATCCGAGCCGGGGGGACATCGTCATTATTAATGGACCGGAAAGCGATAAACGGCTGATTAAACGGGTTATAGGACTGCCGGGCGATGTATTGAACTTTAAAGACGGACATGTATATATCAACGGAAAAATGCTTGAAGAGCCATATGTAAAAGGCGAAACGTATGCGAACGGACTTGCGGTGCCTTACACAGTTCCGGAGGGCAAAGTTTTCGTAATGGGAGACAATCGGGAAAACAGTCAGGACAGCCGCGTTATCGGTCCAATTGCGATGTCGAGCATTGAAGGAAGGGCTGTTTTTCGGCTTTGGCCGCTTAATAAGTTTGGTCAACTCCACTGA
- a CDS encoding RicAFT regulatory complex protein RicA family protein, which yields MANEQTAAKQEQCQEHDHEHEGGCSIPSFRTEDIIVRADIMAKTKELADMLFTSEEVQHFRRAEKQIQGNTRIQDLIALIKKKQKEIVAFETTFKNSDMVAKIEKEIDALQDELDGIPIITEFQQSQADINYLLQTVVSVIRDTVAEKINIEDASPSDPEECIE from the coding sequence ATGGCTAACGAACAGACTGCGGCGAAGCAGGAGCAATGTCAGGAGCATGACCACGAGCATGAAGGCGGCTGCAGCATTCCGTCCTTCAGAACAGAGGATATAATCGTGCGTGCGGATATCATGGCCAAAACGAAGGAACTGGCCGATATGCTGTTCACTTCCGAGGAAGTGCAGCACTTTCGCCGCGCGGAGAAGCAAATTCAAGGCAACACCCGCATACAGGATTTGATTGCGCTAATCAAGAAAAAGCAGAAGGAAATAGTCGCTTTCGAAACGACCTTTAAAAATTCCGACATGGTTGCGAAGATCGAGAAAGAAATCGACGCGCTTCAGGACGAGCTGGACGGTATTCCAATTATAACGGAGTTCCAGCAAAGCCAGGCGGACATTAATTATTTGCTGCAAACGGTCGTTTCCGTTATCCGTGACACTGTGGCGGAGAAAATCAATATTGAGGATGCGTCCCCTTCAGATCCGGAAGAGTGTATCGAATAA
- the miaB gene encoding tRNA (N6-isopentenyl adenosine(37)-C2)-methylthiotransferase MiaB encodes MNKGSQNPAELNPGKGAKDYSKYFDFSNAKVVKEDDGKTTYRISGREITINSAPSYKEEKSRGKEDIKVHYEFAIPPEMEQLGKGKFYLITTYGCQMNEHDTEVMKGLFEQMGYQATEDRRTADVILLNTCAVRENAEDKVFGELGHLKHLKMEKPELILGVCGCMSQEESVVGRIMQKHPFVDLIFGTHNIHRLPHLLQDAMFGKEMVVEVWSKEGDIIENLPKKREGMRAWVNIMYGCDKFCTYCIVPYTRGKERSRRPDDVIAEVRELARQGFKEITLLGQNVNAYGKDFEDIQYRFGDLMSDISKIDIPRIRFTTSHPRDFDDHLIEVLAGRGNLVEHIHLPVQSGSSDVLKRMSRKYSRETYLELVAKIKKAIPDVVLTTDIIVGFPGETDEHFEETLSLVREVGFDSAYTFIYSPREGTPAADMEDNIPAAVKKARLAKLNDLIAELSRESHHKLRGQLLEVLVEGESKNNANVLSGRTRTNKLVHLEGPKEWIGQFVHARVTDSQTWYIKADAITKPAAEEAVS; translated from the coding sequence GTGAACAAGGGGAGCCAGAACCCAGCGGAATTGAATCCCGGCAAAGGCGCCAAAGACTACTCCAAATATTTCGACTTCTCGAACGCTAAAGTGGTGAAAGAAGATGACGGTAAAACAACTTACCGGATAAGCGGACGAGAGATCACGATAAATTCCGCGCCGAGCTATAAAGAGGAGAAAAGCCGCGGCAAAGAAGATATAAAGGTGCATTATGAATTTGCTATTCCGCCGGAGATGGAGCAGCTTGGGAAAGGCAAGTTTTATTTGATCACGACTTACGGCTGTCAGATGAACGAACATGATACGGAAGTTATGAAAGGCCTGTTTGAGCAGATGGGCTATCAGGCGACCGAGGATCGCAGGACGGCGGACGTTATTTTACTCAATACGTGCGCCGTGCGGGAAAACGCGGAAGATAAAGTATTTGGCGAGTTGGGACATTTAAAGCATCTCAAGATGGAGAAGCCTGAGCTTATACTCGGTGTGTGCGGATGCATGTCCCAAGAGGAGTCTGTGGTCGGCAGGATTATGCAAAAGCACCCGTTTGTCGATTTGATTTTTGGTACTCATAATATTCACAGACTCCCTCATTTACTGCAGGACGCCATGTTCGGCAAAGAGATGGTTGTTGAAGTGTGGTCGAAGGAAGGCGACATTATCGAGAACCTTCCGAAGAAACGCGAAGGCATGCGCGCATGGGTCAATATTATGTACGGGTGCGATAAGTTCTGTACGTACTGCATCGTACCGTATACGCGGGGCAAAGAGCGCAGCCGCCGTCCGGATGATGTCATCGCGGAGGTGCGTGAGCTAGCTCGTCAAGGCTTTAAGGAAATTACGCTGCTGGGGCAGAATGTAAATGCTTACGGCAAAGACTTTGAAGATATACAGTACCGGTTCGGCGATCTGATGTCGGATATATCGAAGATCGACATTCCTCGAATCCGCTTTACAACCAGCCATCCGCGCGATTTCGACGATCATCTTATCGAAGTACTCGCCGGCCGCGGCAATCTGGTTGAACATATTCATCTTCCTGTCCAATCGGGCAGTTCGGACGTGCTGAAACGAATGAGCCGCAAATATTCGCGGGAAACGTACTTGGAGCTTGTCGCCAAAATCAAGAAAGCGATCCCGGACGTCGTGCTTACGACCGACATCATCGTCGGCTTCCCCGGTGAAACCGACGAACACTTCGAGGAAACGTTATCGCTCGTCCGTGAAGTCGGCTTCGACTCGGCCTACACATTTATCTATTCTCCGCGTGAAGGAACCCCGGCGGCGGATATGGAAGACAATATTCCCGCTGCGGTCAAGAAGGCCCGTTTGGCCAAGCTGAACGATCTGATCGCCGAGCTTAGCCGGGAAAGCCATCACAAGCTGCGCGGGCAATTGCTCGAAGTGCTTGTAGAGGGCGAGAGCAAAAACAATGCGAATGTGTTGTCCGGACGGACGCGTACCAATAAGCTCGTCCATCTGGAAGGGCCTAAGGAATGGATCGGTCAATTCGTCCATGCCCGCGTCACGGATTCGCAAACCTGGTACATCAAGGCGGATGCGATAACGAAACCCGCTGCGGAAGAAGCGGTTTCATAA